ATCTGCAGGGTTAAGAGAGTTGAGAAACTCAATCGGATAATGGATGACTTCATCTCCATTTACCATTGTGTTTATTGACTTATATGTTTTACATTCGGTGGTGACTTTTTGTAAAACTATTTCATTAATCTCCTctgcagttttattttttgcagttACGATTGCACGTTTGCAAAGTCAATTTGTTTCCTTTTGTGTTAAATTCTGAATATCTGGATAAACATTGTCAATAATTTGATCAATAGTTCGGACGCAAGTTCCTACAATATCAGAAATGTTAATGTAGCCATTCTGCGTTATAGAGATAGAGCCGTCACCAATTTTAAGCAAATACTCTGCAAATTGTTCTAAATTCTCGTCTCCTCGTAAATGAACTCGCATATTACAATAATAGTCAGTCGAAGTTTTTTTACATGCTGCcaaatttcagattttttcaTGCATACTTTCATAATATCCGCACGTGTTTCTTTAGGCACCACTGGCAGAGTTTGCCTGAAATCACCGGTAAAAACAAATGTTACCCCACCCATTACCTTTTCTGATGTTCTCAAGTCTTTAAGGATTCGATTGACGGCATCTATATGGGACTTGTGCGACATCGTACATTCATCCCATACTATCAAGGATGCCTGTTGGAGAAGTTTACCAGTAACACCATTCTTTCTCACGGAACATACCGAACTTTGGCCCAAGGACACATTCAGTGGCAACTTAAAAGTAGAGTGGGCAGTTCTTCCACCACTTAGAAGAGTCGTAGCTATGCCTGATGAGGCAACCGCGATAGCGATCTTCTTTTGACTTTTTACTTTCGCCAAAATCAATGAAATGACAAACGTTTTGCCAGTACCTCTTGGCGCATCTATAAAGTAAATGTTACCCTTATTATCTtcgacattatttattatctcgtCGTATACCATTTTTTGTTCTGTATTCAGTTTTACTTCGTTTTCTTGCAGATATACTTCTAAGTCGTCGATATTGTGTACTGTTTCTCGTAAGTAAAGTAGGTTATCTATGTTTGAATCATTGCGCTGAGGTTCTGGCAAAACAAACTCTTTCAAGCACTTTTCTCCATGAGTGAACACTAGGgccgtattcatagtcgaaCCTCAAGTCGACACTTAAGACAGTCTTGACCAAGTCAATCTTATTCaatcaagaccgtcttaataTTGGTAGATTTCATAGTCGTGAAACAAGATGATCTTCACGAAAAAGATTTTGCTAAAGTAAGTCTTATTTGATTTGAGCTTGACTTAGCGGAGACTGTATTTAAGGCAAGCTTATTCTCAAATCGGCTGTTTCCGTACCCTTTCCGTTAGTTCCTCCAATAAGAACATTGCATTcaagatataaatatgttacgtTGCGTACTATCTTGTATACAAATGTTATCGAAGAATTTGAGGTTAGTGTTTCGAGAATAATTGCTGGCTGTGCGGTTAAaacgatttttcttttctctaacGAAAATTGTTGGCTTACCGGGTAATCgattttcatacattttttattttatctatgttcagtttattacacatttataCACGTCAACAAAAGATTATTAGTGGCCAAATAGTTTCTGTGTACAGAAGTGTCAATAATCAAAAGATTTCGTCGGAAATTTCGGGAAATGAACAggtttgtaatatttattatttaatcgtaaataaaagatatatacagTACAtgacataaatacataaattatttaatacgtaaataatactttatattataaattgatattatcttcattattaatttaaaaaattattatagcaaTACACATTGTTTCCTTTATTTTAGGGATAACAAAAGATCTTtgaatcttatataataatttttattataaaatattgtatttacaGAATGTCGTGCAAAGAAAAGCCTACAAGACAACCGTccagtaaaaataaacattacacGTTAAtggagagaaaaatgtttttacaaatactggaaaaatataaacatataatagaaacaaaaaaaagtgatGCTACTACATTAAAAGACAAAGATATCGCGTGGAACGAAATATGTGAAGAATATAATCAATCAGCCTTGATCTCTCAAGAAGTAAGGCataatttagatataattagaagttttataatttctctctGGATATAATACATGCTTCAGTTCAaacattatatacaattttatttatagagaaGCATAcaacagttaaaaaaattatgggcCAATTTAAAACAGTCTCAAAGAGATGCCTTAACTAAAGGGAGACAATTATATCTAGCAACTGGTGGAGGACCACCAACAGAAGAAGCAACTGTTGATCCTGATATTCTGAATATAGCGCCGAATCTTATGGAAAATGCACCAGTGCTATTCTCTTCAAACATGACTGAAAAAGAGATCAAAGGTATGTCTACAATTAGTTATATTATCTGAATTTCTAGCACTATAAATATATggaatctttttaaatatcggtatgtttttttcgtattttcttATCTTCTATCTATAAATTTCAGATAAGCGTGAACttgcatttaatataatatctactgATGAAAATGTACATGTACTACATACCATAAGTAAAGACGATTTCAGTGATGAGAACGATATAAGGATTGATTTGCAAggtataagttatatatttgaatgctaatatatattaatattcttttgaaaaataaaaatatataaaaatatataataacgaatataataactttttatataatataaaatataagtttatcatttttaaaattaactacaTTATTTTTGAGCTTTTTGTAATACAAGattattacatgtttttatatcaacgtgttttatttttattttataatatatgactATTAATGGATTTCAGATGAAGATGAGttttcatttaaaacaatatctgGTAATACAAATGAAGATAAATTAGATAATGCAAACAAAGAACATGTTGTAAATGATGAGaaagacataaaaattattgattcttaaggtatatatgaaataaataaattatataatcaaattttattattataatatataatattaatatttttctatgacacgtataaaatataacagcaAAACTATCTCATTTGTTTTACAGATATatctatttcaaaaaaatataataagcgATCAATAACTTCTGATACTatagacataaaaaaagagaaaatatctaagaaaaggaagaaaaacacgcaacaagaattatttaattctgaaGAAAACTTACGAATGCAACgtgtaaatcaaataatagATCAAGAACAACGATTAGCagttgttaaaattaaacatgaGGAAGATATggctaaaataaaagaaaaccaTTTAAAACGGTTGAACGAAAtggaaataaaacataaaaatgaaataaataatcttgaaatagaaattaataaaactaaactAAAGATTTTAGAAAATCAGTATTCAAAcaaggaaaatattaatttgcgatTTTAAGGCATCATTATATTACTCTTTTAGTTACGTATgtgagatttattttttgttttgtatgtGATATTTGCTTTACTTTTCAAatgtgattatttttaaacgaaaaaagGATACAGTTTAAGCAAAGAAAAGACTGTTACGTTTATAGCATTAACTTacaataaatcataattactttcttttatatggtatatatatatatatatatatatatatatatatatatatatacgttagaAAACAAAGGATATTTAAGTTTTGATCTGTTCgtgcaatttttcattttcttataaaaatatatgttaaaaaaactaTCGTAGctaaattagaaataacaagttttgatttatttgtGTAACTTTTTTATGTGAATAGTTTTAAGCAACGAAAAGACTGTTACGTTTATAGCATTAACTTacaataaatcataattagtttcttttatatggtatatatatatatatatgttaaaaaacaaAGGATATTTAAGTTCTGATCTGTtcgtgcaattttttattttcttataaaaaagtatatagtttataataaattataaatatgttttgtataatatattttgtgttcgaaaaaaagaattcttttatatgtaacgtttcaacaaaataaaaaaaattaatatttctttattttcacataatatttctaaattatcttAAGCCTAAATACACCTTACATCTAAATAGACATTATCTATATCAGTGTTAGAGTTTCTgatcatattaattattccacCTTCTCTGATATAAACGTgttttatctcattttaattatttttatgtgaatttgtaataaacattagtttgtatttttaatataacgtcTGTTAATGGAATTGCAATATATGGcagtataaatattgttttgtaaATGATGAGAACGACATAGAAATTGCTAATTCAcaagaaattaacaaaattaacttaaaattagtataagaaatatttccaatgtaagaattatttaaaaaataatgaaatgcactattatatacgaaaacacattataaataaagataattattttcaaattagtCCTTAGTCAGCTTATCTAAAAAGTCGTTCAATTAGAGCATTTCGCATTACAAATCCATCTCCAGGTTGCCAATGAGGTTGAGGTACAGG
This region of Temnothorax longispinosus isolate EJ_2023e unplaced genomic scaffold, Tlon_JGU_v1 HiC_scaffold_488, whole genome shotgun sequence genomic DNA includes:
- the LOC139824644 gene encoding ATP-dependent DNA helicase pif1-like; the encoded protein is MNTALVFTHGEKCLKEFVLPEPQRNDSNIDNLLYLRETVHNIDDLEVYLQENEVKLNTEQKMVYDEIINNVEDNKGNIYFIDAPRGTGKTFVISLILAKVKSQKKIAIAVASSGIATTLLSGGRTAHSTFKLPLNVSLGQSSVCSVRKNGVTGKLLQQASLIVWDECTMSHKSHIDAVNRILKDLRTSEKVMGGVTFVFTGDFRQTLPVVPKETRADIMK
- the LOC139824643 gene encoding uncharacterized protein encodes the protein MNRMSCKEKPTRQPSSKNKHYTLMERKMFLQILEKYKHIIETKKSDATTLKDKDIAWNEICEEYNQSALISQERSIQQLKKLWANLKQSQRDALTKGRQLYLATGGGPPTEEATVDPDILNIAPNLMENAPVLFSSNMTEKEIKDKRELAFNIISTDENVHVLHTISKDDFSDENDIRIDLQDEDEFSFKTISGNTNEDKLDNANKEHVVNDEKDIKIIDS